A stretch of DNA from Candidatus Binatia bacterium:
CCAGCACACAGCGACAGCGACAGCCCGAAGGCTGCACAGCGGAGCGATACAGGCTGCGCGCGAAGCTACGGCCGATGGCGACATGCAGGCATGCGCAGCGTTCCTGGCCTTCGCTGGCACGGTACGGCGCGCACTGGAGCAGTGGCGCCGCACAGCATGAGCACTCCAGCCCGATCAGTCCGAGTGCCAGACGCTCTCTGGCGCGCAGCCATGCGGGCCGCGGCCGACGACGGCCGGACACTCACAGACGTAATCGTGTCCGCACTGCTCGACTATGTACGCAAGTCAAGGAAGGAAAAGTAATCGTGACTGCTCAGACGATTAAGCACGGCGCACCCGAGGCCATGCAGCCGGAACCTGCCGACACTACGGCGCCGTATATTGCGGCGCAGGTTGCGGAGTGTGCAGCTCTCGGGCTGGCCATCAATACACGTATCGCCATGGCCATTGCGGCGCAATACCAGGCGCCGTACGGCGCTGGCGAAGACTTCGCAGCCTTCGCCAGCACGGGCACCATTACGACCGACTTCGCAGACGTAATCACTGATCAGTGCGCCGATATCGCATTGCATCCTGAGACATACAGTTTCGGCGCGGCCGACGACAGCGACGACGCGCACGCTCAGGCATGCCAGGCTGCACAGAGTGAGCTTCGGGCACTGCTCGACTACGTGCACAGCAGTACCGTGACGCCATGGTCGGTCGGCCGCAATACGGCCGGATACCTGCCCGAGTCTGCGCCGTACGTGACGCTGGAATACGCAGACGCTGTGCAGGCGTACCGTACTGAACTGGAGCAGGCCCCGGACGCCATCTATGGCGACATGTACGAGTGCACGTGCGACGACAACGAGCTGTGCGCGTACCACTTGGAAGAAGCCGCTATTGCGGCCCACCTGAGTGACGATGCGCCATCGGTCGTATCGGGCCGAGTGTTCGGCCGGGAAGCGACGCTGTCGTACGCAGTGACTGAAGATCAGACACTCAACACTGTGTATTGGCTGGAGCAGTGCGAACCGATGTCGTATCGCGCGTTCCTTGACGACCGCAACAACGACTACTGAGACCGAAACACAGAGCGCCATGCGCTCTGTGTCCGCACGTGACGCGTGCGCTGATGAGGCCAGCAGGAAGGAATACGCAGTGACGACCGAATATTTTGACGTCAACCCGACGGGCTGGGGGACGCTCGACCCCATCCGGATCAAACAGGTGGGATCATCCGAGCAGTGCGCTAAAGCCGGCTGCGCCGTACGCGCACCATGGTGGAGACTCGGGCTGGGTGGGTACGACGTGCAAGTTTACGTCTGCTCGGCCCACCTGGGCTGGGCCGTAGCGCTCGACATGATCCGAGAGAGCACGGCTAAAGCGATGGGGTGGGAACGCAAACACACCATCGGCAGCTCCTGGGTAGAGCCGAACATGCCTGCCATCATGCGGACCGACTACGCACGCACGCTTGACGTATCGGCACAGTTTCCTCAGGCCCGACCATGCGCCGATGGCGAAGGCTACAGGAGCAGGAAGGAACGCAGCATGACACTCGACATGAGCGCACGCTATCGCGTGAACGGATATCCGGGTATTGCCTTCGCTGTGCGAGGCTACGCACAGCAGTGGGAACCCTTTACGTGCCTGACACTCGACCCTGAGTCTGGCGAAGAATGCGAAGCACAGACAGCCGATGGGGAATGGTACGACGACGTAACGCAGGTAATCGTCACGGCCATCGGCGACGACCGCAAAGTTACAGTGCCGATTGACGACTTAACGCCATTGTCCGACGACGCATATTGCCATGAGTGCGGACAGCTTGACTGCACAGCAGACGGAAGGAACGAATAATGAAGTCCACCATCGCTAACGCTGGCCATTACATGAGCAGGCTTACGGCCTTTGTGGCCGATAACCTGCGCGCCGAAACTCTGTTTGTGCTCTCAGGCATGCCTGAGACTGGCAAGCTTCCTGGCCCGTACGCTAGCGCGCTACGTGACGCACAATCGGAGCGTAAGGAGCGCTACCTTACCGGCGAAGGCCGTAACGCTGCGCCGCACGCTCCGATGTATGTCGTGTTCAGCTACGGCACTCCCATTGCGTGGGTAACCATCGCAGGTTCCGTCGTAATACCCGATGTGCGCTACTCGGCCACTACGTCAAGGCACCAGAAGCTCGCACGCGAAGCGCTGTCGACAATCGCACCTGAGCATCTGCGCGCCATGCAGGCCAGCAATGATTACGTGACGCCATGAGGTTCCTAGTCACGTACCTGGGAACGCTCGCAGTGTCAATCGGAGTAGTCGAGTACCTGCGCGGCCGACGACGCAGGTAAGCAGCAACCCACCTAGCGGCCCACCTTCCCATCCGGAAGGTGGGCCGCATTGCCATGCACAGCCTGGCCAGCCGGCCGTACCCAGCACGGCCTGAGGCGTCACTAGCCGGCCGTACCCAGCACGGCCTGAGGCGTCACTAGCCGGCCGTACCCAGCACGGCCTGAGGCGTCACCAGCCGGCCGTACCCAGCACGGCCTGAGGCGTCACCAGCCGGCCGTACCCAGCACGGCCCGACCGCCAGGTTGAATCGGACATCTGTCACAGGGATCACTACTGCCACGCCAGTCACACACGACCCACGTCGATGTCTGCCGCCCACCGGGCCAGCTCGCCCGCGGGCCGCCGGGGGCTTGGCCGGCGAAAACGGCCGAGCCGAACAGGTCGGTCAGATGCAATGCGCGGTTAGATGCAATGCGCGCGTCGCGCGTAAATGCAAAAGGTCGACCAGATGCAACGCGCGTGCCGCGCAGATGCGACGCGGGTACCCGAACGCGATGCACGTGTACGCGTACCTAGTCGTCCTCGTCGGCGGCCTGGTTCATCTCATGTTCGAAGTAGATCTGGGCGGTGCGCAGCATGCCGATGGTCTGCCAGCGGGGCTGCCGGTCGTCGGACAGTCGGGTCAGCCAGTAGTCGCCGTCGCTGTCCATCCAGGACGCGACCAGGACCCAGCCCGAGCAGTAGGCGCCCTTGTTGTCGACCGTGGCGGCGGTGGAGGCGATGGCCTCGGCGATCACGTCGGCCGGGGTGCGCTCAGCGTGGCTCACCGGGCGTTCCATCCTCCGGGCTGGTGGCGGTTGGTCTCCACCCGGTGGCAGGGCAGGCACAGTGGACGTAGCCGGTGCTCGGCATCGGGATCGGGTACACCGGCCGCGACCAGGTCGCGGCGGCTGGTCGGGTAGTGGTCGGCGACCACGGCCATCGCGCCGCAGAGACAGCAGATCGGGTGCCGGCTGAGGTAGCGACGGCGGACCCGCTCCCAGACGGCGTCGTAGCCGCGGGCCTGCCGGCTGCCGCGACGTTCCTCGACGGCCTTGGCGTGGCGGTCGCACGCGCCGCCGAGGCCGGGGCAGCCGGGTACCCGGCAGGGTTTGCCGTAGCTTGGCACCGGCTAGATTTTCGGGTTCGCCTGGCGCGGGCGCATTTTCAAAGGCCCCCACCCCTGCCCGCGTGCGCAAAGGCCCCCACCCCTGCGGGCAGATGCGAAGGCCCCCACCCCCGTCAGGCGGCGTCCTTGTCCTTGTCGCCGTGACCCAGGGCGGCCTTGAGTCCGCGCGTCGCCGCGTACAGACCGAGCCCGGCGGCGGCAACCCGGAGTAGATGCAGGGCCACGTCCGCTTTGATGAACTTGCCGAGTGCGCTCACATCGGTCTCCTACGCGTTGTCGTTGGGGTCGGCCTTGCGCGCCGAGAGTGCGGCGACCGCACCGACCACATGCGAGAGCACGATGGCGTACAGGCTGATGAAGACCACGAACGGCACGCTGTTGCGCCAGGTGGTCAGGCCGGGCCAGCACAGCCCGGTCCAGATCAGTGCGCCGATGCCGTGTACCCAGACCCAGACCCGCCCGCTGGTGAGGGTGTGGCGGGCGGGCACCGCCGGCTACTGGGTGTCGGTGTCGGCGGACAGCGTCGCGGTGCCGCTGCGCTGTTCGGGTGCGACCGGCTGGTTGGCCTCGTCGGCGGTGGTGTCGGCCTCGGTGAGCAGGTTCACCTGGCCGTGGTACTGGGTGTAGATGGTGGCCGAACCGGCGCCCGCGACGGGGTCGGCGAGCGTGGCGTGCAGCTCGTCGAGGAACGTGCGCTCGGCGTCCTGGTCCGGGCAGTGCCCGGAGGCCGACAGCGACCAGCTCACAGCAGGCCGCCCAGCAGGTTGCCGAGGCTGACGGCGAGGTGGACGGCGACCTGGACGGCGGCGTCGAGCGAGAGCATGAATCCTCCGGTGGATAGGTGTTGTGCGTGTCACGAATGGACGATGCCGCGCCTAGCTGTAGGGGGCCACCCCGAGGCGCGGCATCGTCCACCCGCAGGTCGACTTGCAGCGTTGCGCGGGCCGGATTTGAACCAGCGATCTTCGGCTTATGAGGCCGACGAGGACGACCGAACTCCTCTACCACGCAGCGGCGGGGGATGTGATCGTGGGCCGCTCGAAGATGCCCCAGCGAGCGGCCCACGTCCCGGCAGCGACCGGCAGAGCCTCGGGGGCGGTCTGGGGGCCGCGCGACATTCTTCTGAGCTGGTCCGACACGTCGGCTCAGCCTCACGTTCAGGGTGTTTCAGGTGCGTCCACTGTGTCAAGTCGACGCCGTTCGCGTGTCCGGTTCGGGCGGTACGGTGGCCCCCAGACCTTCTCGGCGTGCGCGGTGGCCTCGGCGATGACGTACTGGGTGCGGCCCTTGTCGTCACGGACCACGGTGACCCGGTCCGGGTCGGCCGGCGTGGGGGCGGCGACGGTGACCGGGTTGATGTGGCCGCGGTGCGCCCAGGTGCGGATGGTGGCAGGGTCGACCGGACGCATCCAGCACAGCGCCAGGTGGGCGGCGACGGCGTAGGCGTCGCAGATGCCGCGCACGGTGCCAACGATCTGGCGCTGCCACCACTCGATGGTCTCGTCGGTGCCGCAGCCGGGGCATTGCAGCAGCGGCCGGTCGGGCAACTGGTACAGCCGGGCGCCGCAGACCGACTCGTTGCCGTCGAGGTCGACCAGCATGAGCGGGCAGTCGCCGATGTAGAGACGGTCCGAGCCGGACGGGTAGGCAAGTCCGTACGGTCTGCCGTGGGTGACCGCCTTGAGGTCGTCGGCGAACGTGCCGGCGTCGGGATGGGCGGCGAGCCACTCGGCGTGGCCGGCGACGAACTCGCCCAGCGCGTCGGGGCGACTGTCCAGGTAGGGCCGGTCGTCGACAAACCGCACGGGCGGCGTCACGCCGCGCTCGGTGCAGATCAGCTTCGCGAGGTTTATGAGGGTGACGCGGATGGCGAGCCGGGCGTCCATCACGTCGTCGTCGGGTACCGGCGCGCCGGTCGGCGAGCCGGACATCCGCTCGCCGTCGCGGCCGCGGCGCACCAGCACCAGGCCGAGGTCGGCGTACAGGTCGGGTGCCCCGCGGGCGTCGTCGGCGAGCCAGGCGGCGTGCACGGGGCACAGCCGCAGCCCGTCGGCGGCCTTGCGGCGCAGGCAGCCGGGGCACTGCTCGTCCACACAGCCGGACTGGTGGCGGCCCCGCGCGGCGCAAGTGGCCTCGCAGAGTACGGCGGCGGGCAGTCGGGTCATGCGGACTCCTGCCGGCCGACCGGCGGGCGCCGTGGCCAGCGGGTGTCGACCGGCGGCGGCGCGTTGAGGATGGCGCGGATCTGGGAGCGGCGGAAGCGGCGGTGCCCGCCGATGGTGCGGATCGCGTCCAGGCGACCCTCCTTGGCCCAGCGGCCCACGGTCTTCGGGTCGACCCGGAACACGTCGGCGACCTCGCCGGGGGTCATCAGGTCTTCGGCGTTGGGGAACTCGTCGGGCGCGTTCATGCGGCTGCCGCCAGTCGCTCGATGCGGCTGTCCACGGTGGAGGCGACCTTGGCGATGCGGACCGCGCCGGCCAGCGCGTCCACGCTGGGCTTAAGCGCGACCAGGGTGGCCAGGCCGCGCAGCACGTCGACCACGGCGCCGTAGTCGGTGTCGTCGAGCGGCAGCAGCACCGGGCGTACGCCGAGCTGGTGAGCCCACCGGGTCAGCTCGGCGTACGAGACGTGTCGCTCGTCGCGCTCCCAGGACCCGAGGGTCGCCTTGGAGATCTTGAGCAGGGTGGCCAGGTCCTCGATGGACATGCCCCGGTCAAGGCGCAAGTTGCGCAGGTGGACGAGAAGCGGGTCTCTGGTCATCGGCGCTCCACCGCGGCGGCATCACGGAGCCGGGCGACCGCGTCGTCGTCGCGGGGGTAGCCCCACACGTGGTAACCGATGCGGTCGACGCGTACGAGGCCGACGGTGGCGGGGTCAGCGCAAGTGCCTTCGCCCGCGCCTCTACGGATGCGGTGCTCGTCGAAGGCGGTGGGCGAGGAGAACGAGTGGTGACAGCCGCTACCGCAGTGGCAGGTGCTGTCACCGGCCCATCGGGTGCCGCATCGGCCGCAGGCGTGGGGGAGGGTCACGGACGAGTCCTTTCAGGAATCGGTCGGGTCGACACTGGATTGCAATAGCCCATCCGACCGTCAGGCAGAGAAATCTGAGACGTTTCCAGGGCGCTGTGGTGGTAGGGGTTGGGTCCCGACCTGATCGGGGCTCCACGCAGCGGCCGGGGCCAGTCGGGTGCGGCGCAACTTCGGCCCGGTCATCCGCAGGTACGCCACGCCGCTGCGGCCGGGCCGGTACGCCACGATGGGCAGCGCACCGACCCGGACCGCGACCTCGTACAGCGCGTTCCACTCGCCCGGCGGCACGCCGCCGGGGCCGGGCAGCTTGCACTGCACCAGCAGCACCTCGCCGGCCTTGAGCGCGACCAGGTCCGCCTTGCCGTGGCTACCGGCCGCCCGGTACACCACGTACCCGTCGCCGGTCAGTGCGGCGGCCACGGTGCGCTCGAAGTACGCGCCGCGGGCGTAGTTGGTGCGGTTGCGCCCCCACCGGCCCGAGCCGGACCCGCCGGGGTCCGGCTCGGGCGTGGCGAGGGCTACAGGTGCAGCAGCCACAGCAGCCCCTCCGCGAGGCCGATGCCGATGGTCACCGCGCCGACGAACACGCAGGCGAACAGGAACACGACCGAGAGCCCGGCCCGCCAGCCCTCGGCGCGGAAGCGGAAGCAGTACTCGCGGCGGCGACCGTCCGGGTCGCGGTGCTCGCTCACGCCGCGCCCCGAACCTCAACGCCGGTCAGCGGCGCCCGCCACGGGTCCGCGGTCAGGTCGGCGAGGTTGACCGCGGCGCGCACCTGCGCCTCGGTCGGCTCGCTCACCGAGCGGAAGGTGACGCTGCCGCGCGGGCTGAACGCGGTCCACTGCACGACGTGGGTGTAGCGGTCGCGGATGACGCCCGTGTCGCCGTTGTTCCACAGCCAGGTCTGCTTGCGGCGCCGACCGTCGGCCTTGTCCTCGTACTCGGCCGGGCCGAGATGCGCGCTGGTCTCGCGCAGCCAGCGCGGCATCCGTCCGGTCGGGACGGTCGGGGTGGCGGTCGGCTCGACCGGGGCGGTCGACGCGTCGAAGGTGAACGGGTCGGCGATCATGCAGTGCCTCCTGGGGCGATCGTAGCGAATTCATCCATACGGGCTACATCGGACACGTCCGACACGGCCACGGGTTCGGTGTCGGGTTCGACCTCGGGCCAACCGAGGAAGGCCCGGATGTGGACCACCGCGTCGGCGATCTCCGTCACGCCGGTACGGGTCAGCGTCTGCTCGGGCGTGTACGCGCTGACCACGCCGGTGCAGACCGCGCTGGGCGGCTCGTACCCGGCGCTGGCGACCTGGTCCGGGCAGGCCACCGACCAGGCGCCGGTCGCCAGGTCGAGGGTCAGCGCCCAGTCGCGGGCGTTGGCCTGCCGCCACAGTGGAACCGCAGCGGCAAACCGCACGTCGATCGGTGGCAACGGTGGCGCGGGCGGGTCGGGCAGCACCTCGACGGTGTAGAACGCGTGGTCGACACCGTCCTCGGCGCGGCGGGGTATCTCGGGTACGGGTTGGTCGGTCATCGGAACTCCTCTCCTCGGGCGTGCGCCGAACCGCAGACGTGCGGCGCGACGAGATGGCGGCGAGGGGTGGTCAGGTCGTGGTCAGGGGTCCAGGGCTGCGCCCACAGGCCGGTGTGGCGGTGGTCGACGACGAGCACGGGTACGCCGTAGCGGCGCAGAACCGTGGCGGCGCGGGGCGGCACGGTGTACCGGTCGA
This window harbors:
- a CDS encoding HNH endonuclease, which gives rise to MPSYGKPCRVPGCPGLGGACDRHAKAVEERRGSRQARGYDAVWERVRRRYLSRHPICCLCGAMAVVADHYPTSRRDLVAAGVPDPDAEHRLRPLCLPCHRVETNRHQPGGWNAR
- a CDS encoding BldC family transcriptional regulator — its product is MNAPDEFPNAEDLMTPGEVADVFRVDPKTVGRWAKEGRLDAIRTIGGHRRFRRSQIRAILNAPPPVDTRWPRRPPVGRQESA
- a CDS encoding helix-turn-helix transcriptional regulator; amino-acid sequence: MTRDPLLVHLRNLRLDRGMSIEDLATLLKISKATLGSWERDERHVSYAELTRWAHQLGVRPVLLPLDDTDYGAVVDVLRGLATLVALKPSVDALAGAVRIAKVASTVDSRIERLAAAA
- a CDS encoding Holliday junction resolvase, which produces MAAAPVALATPEPDPGGSGSGRWGRNRTNYARGAYFERTVAAALTGDGYVVYRAAGSHGKADLVALKAGEVLLVQCKLPGPGGVPPGEWNALYEVAVRVGALPIVAYRPGRSGVAYLRMTGPKLRRTRLAPAAAWSPDQVGTQPLPPQRPGNVSDFSA